CTATAATTAAAAAATAGAAAATAATATAAAAACAACTCCAAACCCCTATAGAATAAGTAAACATTTTCATAATATTCTTTATACTATTTGCCTTTTTATTTAATTTATAGACATTTTCTATATTTGATAAAATTCTTTCTTTAGAGATGAATTTTTCAATAAAATTAGGTAGCCCCTTATTCTGCAACAAATTATATATTATATTTATAATTTTGGGAAATAATAATAATATTGTTAACAACAACCCTAAGATCAATAAATAAATATATACATTTATTGATGAGCTTAAAATAATTAGACTGAAAATTATAAAAATAGATACTGTTGATAAGAGATCATATAACCTAACATATAGAATTGCAAAAGTACTTTCACTAACATCTATATCATGCATATTTTTCATTAAATAAATATAAGAAAGCTCTCCTAACCTTAAAGGCATTGCTCTGTTAAAAAATCCATGGACTAATAGAATATTTATTAATCGAAAAAATCCTATTTTTTTAGAAAGCAAAACTTTGAACCTTAATGTCCTAAAAACATAGATTAATAAATAAAAAGATAAACCTAAAACTATTGTAGACAAACGTACCTTTTTTAATAATTCTATAAAATCTTTCATTTGAATTTGTCTAAGTAAAACGAATATTAATAAGCTAGATACTAATAATTGCAATAAAACCTTTATAATTTTTTTCTTATTAAAACTTATATTTGACATTCTTACACCTCGGATATTTTATCTATACTTTTGATAACTTGTTTATCCTTAATATCAAACTCTTGTTTAACAATAAGTTGTTTTAAATTATTAACTTTTACTCGTCCAGAATTATTCATTAAATCAGTTTCTTTATAAAATTTACCTGAAGCAACATGTCTTAAGGAAAAGTTGCTAGCCGATTTTAATTCTTTTATAACCCTTTCACTTTTAATTATATCTTCAATAATTATAACCTCTTCCTGTAACTCTATAGTTCTTTTAAAATTAACATCTATATTATTATCAACAAATATTAACTTATTCTTTAGCATTCCAATTATTGAATTTCCAAAAAGTAATGAAGCACATCGTAAAATAAAATGCTTTAATGGAGATGAAACCTGACCCTTTATGAGATTGAATTGTCCACTAATTTCAAGTTTGTTATTATCTACTTTAATTTTATAATTCTCATCTAACCAGTTAGTTGTCGCTATTTTATTCTCAGATTTAATAATTCTATAACCAAAATCCGAAAACACTTCTTCTTGCTTATCAAAAACCTTTATTGTGCCACCTTTATTAAGTCCTACTACAGCATAATAATTATCATTTTTTAAAGTAAAAAGTCTAGAATCCCTAAAATATTTTCTATGTTTCTCTTCACAAGGTAGAGAAATATCATTTTTTATTTGACTATTATTGTTCTTAGCTAGAGCTCTTAAGAAAGAGTGTAATACATAATGGCTAAAATATCTGTCATCTATTGAATTTTGGAAATAATTATTTTGACCTATATTCTTATAAATATGATTTCTAATAGCAATTGCACTTTTGTTATCTAGATTAGATAAGACCTCTAATCCATTAGGAAGAAAATAAACTGTATTACGTGAGCCATATTCCCCGCCAATTGTTCCATCTGGATGACAAAAATAAGAAAGAAACTCAGGTACTTTCCTTAAAGGCTCTAAAACTTTATCATCTTTACTTTGCCAATAGTATTCAGCTAACATATCTAAAGCAACACTTAAATAACCAAAATCCGCCCCACCATACTCTGGAAACCATCCTTCTTCAGATTGTAAGCTTACTATCCTATCTAGTTTTTTATTTAATCCTTCTAATACCCATTCCTCTTTAGCAATTGTATAATAAGAATATAAAGCAGCTATAGAGGCAATCTCCTGATTAAAAGCCTTCTCTTCTATAGTTTTGGATAAATATCTAGCTGTTTTCCTCATAGATGCAATTAAATTATTGTCTTCTAATTTTAAAATTTTATATGTTTCTGCTGTTGAAAACAGACTAAAAGCTGTTGGGGGAAAACCATGTTCATTAGGATAATATTCATTAAAAGATCCATCTCTAAGCTGGATTTTTTTCCAAAACTCCAAAGTACCAACTGCCCATTTGTAAAAGTTATCATTTTGATAATATTTATTTCCTTCAAAGTCTAAACTATAAATCAGAGCAAGAGTCAAACCACTTTGTTGTAATATAGCAGAAGAAAAATCTCTTATCTTTAAATGCCAATAGTTCCTATCACAGCAACCAAAAGTTGGGGAATCTTCATCGCGATCAATTTGTGTTAAAACTTTAGGTACGTTTTCAAGAATAAATTTAATATACTTTTCCTTCAATATAATCCCTCCATCAAATAAAAATTATTTCTCCTCAATCTTTATCCAATCTAGCTGTATTCCTAACTCTCTATTATCTTTTGAACCATAATTATTTGGCTTCCAAGTATTAGTTTTTATTATTAACACTTGTTGCTTATCTTTATTTAAAATACTCTTGGATACATCTACCTCTCTTTCTAAGACACCAGATTTCTTAATAAAATCATCAATTAACTTATCATTCAAATAGATTTCTACATTAGCTGGATTGTCTTTTGGCCTTTCTCCTAAAGTCCTTATAATTAGCTTTATATCTTTAGCTGTATCATAATAATCTAACTTTACTGAAGACACTTCTTTAGTCCACCTTAAACGTTTATTCTCTTGTCCATACATATGATTAATATATATTTTATCATTGTTCCCAATATCATAATAAGTCGTAGCCTTAGATTTTAATCTACTTATTTCATCAGTATTAAATTTATATATATAATAATGTTTATTTACTTGATGAGTTGATATAGGATAAATTATACTCCACGGATGACGACTTGATATATATCTTACCTTTTTATTATATTGTCTTGCATTTAATAAATTATCTGTAATTAGATATACTGTTTTTAAGTTTAGCTCTTTAGAATATAATTCTAATTTGTTTTTAATAATCTTTAAATTGTCCTTACTCTTTTTTCCTAGATAAATAACATCCAAATCATCCAAATAACGCAAAGATTGGACTAATAATCTCTTAGAAAATATATCACTCGCAAGAAAAGTTATAGATCCATCTGGAATTTCATTAGTTATCTCTTGTGCCATACCAAATCCATTTTGAAAAACAGGTTTTTTATATAGAAAATAATCATAAGTTAAATTAAAACTAAATATTATAATTAACACAAGTAAAATTATTAACTTAGATTTGATTTTAGATAAGATAATTATGGATAATATAACTATTAGCGGAACTAATATAAAGAGAAAATATCTTGAGGCATAATAATTACTAGGAGTATCTATTCTCATAAAAGTATATATTGACAATACAAATAAAAAAGAATAACTTAAATATGTCCCTTTACCTTTATCTAATATTATTTTAGGTTTAACAATAAAAAAATAAAATATCATAGGGACTAATAATAATGAAGTTGCCATCATGATACTCACAATATTTAAATGTAATAAAGAATATAAACCTTTATCAACATATAATCTTCTTAGACTCCAATTACTAAAAGCATTATTTTGCGAAGGCATCATAGAATTAGTCCAGCCCAACTGATATCCTTTATATATAGTAAACCCTACTATGGTAGCTATCCATACTCTTATAATCTTAGATGTATATTTATAATCTAATATCACACTATTGATTAAATTCTTAATCATGATTTAATTCTCCTTTATAATTATATTTTTGAAAAAATCCAATTAGTGAAAATATTAGGCCAACCCCTCCCAAAAATGTTACCGTTAAAATACCAAACTGAAGACTTTTTTCTCCATAGAATCTAGCAAAATTCATATTATAAATATCTAAAAAATATCTTTTACTAACATAATAACCATAAGGAATACTAATTAAAAACCCTGAAAAAGAAGTTATCAAAAAAATAAAATAATGATGTATTCTCTTCTGATAAATAAAAACTAATCCTAACAATAAGATAGGCAAATACATAAAAGTAGATATATGAGTTAAGGAAAAAACTGTTATAATCAATCCTGCTATAATCATATTATGATAATTGTTTTGTGTAATAGCATAAAAACAATACATTACTAAAAATAATAAGAACAATTCAGAAGTGGGATATTTAGCAAAATGTATTACTAAAGGAGATGTTCCTAATAATATAACTCCCATAAAAGAATATAACTTACTAATACCAATTTTAATCAGGCTATAATATAATAAAAATACTAAAAGCACATAAAAAACAACTAGAATATAATGCTGGTTATCCTGTCCAAATATACTACTAAAAACAGACATCATAATAGGCCATACAGGATAAAATTGATAATAATAACTCAATTCCCCTTCAGAATTAGATTCTAAATATATCCCTGGCAAATAACTACCATTCTTCGTATTTGGATTAAAATATAATAAATTATCTTTATCATATATTTTTTTTAATTCATCAGAAAGGTTTTCTCTAACTTCTAATTTAGAAATCAACTTTCCATTCTTTTCTAAATTCATCGCACTTACAGAATATACTCCTGCATCTCCAGTCAACTGGATAAACTCATATCTACCTCCAACAAATATTATCATTGTTATTACAAATCCTAAAACTAATAAGGAGCCTAGAGATAATTTGAAGAGATTAATATTTTTGACTTTATTCTTATATTCGAAAAACAAGTAATAGATTGTATAGATAATTATTAAAAAACTTGAAACAGCTAATACTATTACCGAACTATAGGATCTAAATAATAGAAAAACTACTGACACAAGACTTATGATAACAAGATATAAACTCATTGAACTAACTAGAATTTCAATAAAATCTTTATCTTCTTTTTTTATTAGTTGAATAACTACTAAACTAATAATTCCTGTTAAACACAAAATATACGCTAGTAAATTCATTAACATCCTCCTCATATTATCTTTTATACTAAACCAGAAATAACCTCAGCAATACTTAATAATGTCTCTTCATTCTTCTCATCAATCCCTATCTCATACAATTTATTACCAACTGATTGATATATATCTACATAGGCATCAACATTCCCCTTATACACTTTTCCTAACTCTATATCTTTTAATAAATCAACATATAATTGAGCAGAACTTTCTATTCTGTGATTTTC
Above is a window of Orenia marismortui DSM 5156 DNA encoding:
- a CDS encoding lysylphosphatidylglycerol synthase transmembrane domain-containing protein; protein product: MSNISFNKKKIIKVLLQLLVSSLLIFVLLRQIQMKDFIELLKKVRLSTIVLGLSFYLLIYVFRTLRFKVLLSKKIGFFRLINILLVHGFFNRAMPLRLGELSYIYLMKNMHDIDVSESTFAILYVRLYDLLSTVSIFIIFSLIILSSSINVYIYLLILGLLLTILLLFPKIINIIYNLLQNKGLPNFIEKFISKERILSNIENVYKLNKKANSIKNIMKMFTYSIGVWSCFYIIFYFLIIDFGYNINLSKVILGATFSNLTSILPVSGLGNFGTMEAGWTLGFMMMGYPKNIAIMTGFGVNLFTFSSILIFGSISIIILLLRKNIIIKKERGL